In Silurus meridionalis isolate SWU-2019-XX chromosome 29, ASM1480568v1, whole genome shotgun sequence, one DNA window encodes the following:
- the LOC124382047 gene encoding class I histocompatibility antigen, F10 alpha chain-like isoform X1, which translates to MKQREILYILVFFLYPLQLFGDDVHSISGFFIGSEGLNLPNYMERIAVNDVTIFYHDSRKNSIAPCPKWLNTSIGQKHWEDIRVISQHNRQTMNTALESAIQQFNLTGSQADINIYQGYSRCDLYSNGTIHAFLNHAFNGKDFLSLDIDSRTYIASVPQALVYKRQREQNPVLIAITAAFYRKTCIDRLKLFLEHAPGVTIKKAPEVRLFQRRRAGSTLVTCHVTGFFPRSVQVKWIGEDLPPADNEINDVLSNGDGTYQTRRSVIIPKENLGDHHYSCVVQHSSLKENITVTWGEAEKHSRSHLWIKLTCFMALGLVILCFIKSYCKEEIQPDYP; encoded by the exons ATGTCCATTCCATAAGTGGCTTTTTCATCGGCTCTGAAGGCCTCAACCTGCCAAATTACATGGAAAGGATCGCTGTGAACGACGTTACCATCTTTTACCATGACAGCAGGAAAAACTCCATTGCGCCGTGCCCTAAATGGCTGAACACATCCATCGGCCAGAAGCACTGGGAAGACATCAGAGTCATATCACAACACAACAGACAGACCATGAATACAGCTCTCGAATCAGCCATACAGCAATTTAATCTCACAG GCTCACAGGCGGACATTAATATCTACCAAGGCTACAGTCGCTGTGACCTCTATTCTAATGGCACCATCCatgcttttttaaatcatgcattCAATGGGAAAGACTTCCTGAGTTTAGATATTGACAGTAGGACATACATTGCTTCTGTTCCTCAAGCCCTCGTGTATAAAAGGCAGAGGGAGCAAAATCCAGTGCTGATTGCAATCACAGCAGCTTTCTACCGAAAGACCTGTATCGATCGCTTGAAGCTGTTCTTAGAGCATGCTCCAGGAGTCACCATAAAGAAAG CTCCAGAGGTCAGGCTTTTTCAGAGGCGAAGAGCCGGTTCCACTCTCGTAACCTGTCACGTGACCGGGTTTTTTCCCAGATCGGTTCAGGTGAAATGGATTGGGGAAGATTTACCGCCAGCGGATAATGAGATAAATGATGTGCTGTCTAATGGTGATGGAACATATCAGACCAGAAGGAGTGTGATCATACCTAAGGAGAACCTGGGAGATCATCACTACAGCTGTGTAGTTCAACACAGCAGCCTAAAGGAAAATATTACAGTCACCTGGG GTGAAGCAGAAAAACACTCCAGGTCTCATTTGTGGATTAAACTAACCTGCTTCATGGCCTTAGGGCTTGTAATATTGTGCTTTATTAAAAG TTACTGcaaagaagaaattcagcctgaTTATCCTTAA
- the LOC124382047 gene encoding T-cell surface glycoprotein CD1b4-like isoform X2: MKQREILYILVFFLYPLQLFGDDVHSISGFFIGSEGLNLPNYMERIAVNDVTIFYHDSRKNSIAPCPKWLNTSIGQKHWEDIRVISQHNRQTMNTALESAIQQFNLTALVYKRQREQNPVLIAITAAFYRKTCIDRLKLFLEHAPGVTIKKAPEVRLFQRRRAGSTLVTCHVTGFFPRSVQVKWIGEDLPPADNEINDVLSNGDGTYQTRRSVIIPKENLGDHHYSCVVQHSSLKENITVTWGEAEKHSRSHLWIKLTCFMALGLVILCFIKSYCKEEIQPDYP; this comes from the exons ATGTCCATTCCATAAGTGGCTTTTTCATCGGCTCTGAAGGCCTCAACCTGCCAAATTACATGGAAAGGATCGCTGTGAACGACGTTACCATCTTTTACCATGACAGCAGGAAAAACTCCATTGCGCCGTGCCCTAAATGGCTGAACACATCCATCGGCCAGAAGCACTGGGAAGACATCAGAGTCATATCACAACACAACAGACAGACCATGAATACAGCTCTCGAATCAGCCATACAGCAATTTAATCTCACAG CCCTCGTGTATAAAAGGCAGAGGGAGCAAAATCCAGTGCTGATTGCAATCACAGCAGCTTTCTACCGAAAGACCTGTATCGATCGCTTGAAGCTGTTCTTAGAGCATGCTCCAGGAGTCACCATAAAGAAAG CTCCAGAGGTCAGGCTTTTTCAGAGGCGAAGAGCCGGTTCCACTCTCGTAACCTGTCACGTGACCGGGTTTTTTCCCAGATCGGTTCAGGTGAAATGGATTGGGGAAGATTTACCGCCAGCGGATAATGAGATAAATGATGTGCTGTCTAATGGTGATGGAACATATCAGACCAGAAGGAGTGTGATCATACCTAAGGAGAACCTGGGAGATCATCACTACAGCTGTGTAGTTCAACACAGCAGCCTAAAGGAAAATATTACAGTCACCTGGG GTGAAGCAGAAAAACACTCCAGGTCTCATTTGTGGATTAAACTAACCTGCTTCATGGCCTTAGGGCTTGTAATATTGTGCTTTATTAAAAG TTACTGcaaagaagaaattcagcctgaTTATCCTTAA